Sequence from the Malaciobacter pacificus genome:
TTTCATCAAAAGTTTTTTTATCTAATAAACCAGCAAATTGTTGTCTATATGTTTGTATTATACTAACTCCAACTAAATCAACATCATAAATTAACCAATCACCTTTTTTATTATAAAAGTTATAGTTAATTTGATAAGTTTTATCTTTACCTAAAAGTTCAGTTTTTAGTTGTTGTCTACTTCCTTTATACTCTTCAAGTCCAATAATTTTAACTTTTTGGTCCGTATATAATTCAAGTTTTTCAATATATGATTTTTTTAGTTTATCTTCAAATACTTTTGTAAACTCAGCCCTTTGTTCTTTTGTAATTGATGTCCAAGTCT
This genomic interval carries:
- a CDS encoding ABC transporter substrate-binding protein → MKNLFKLFLVMSLAISSAYALKKDEIQSVMTQKIDGVLLVLEKKDLTTQQKADEIITIMDEVFDYNLMAMISLGKETWTSITKEQRAEFTKVFEDKLKKSYIEKLELYTDQKVKIIGLEEYKGSRQQLKTELLGKDKTYQINYNFYNKKGDWLIYDVDLVGVSIIQTYRQQFAGLLDKKTFDEMLNMLKDSLKEEAKK